The Streptomyces sp. RKAG293 genome includes a region encoding these proteins:
- a CDS encoding sensor histidine kinase, producing the protein MRIRWPRRVSAQVLLTQVAITTGVTVLATGLFLAPLSHQLDDQAMRRALSIAQTAAAEPQIADSLLTSEPTPDGPVQAEAERIRHATRAEYVVVMDLNGTRWSHTTEDRIGEHVSTDPGEALAGQEVMQIDNGTLGRSARGKVPLRDSSGRIVGAVSVGIAYDSVRDRLLGAVPGLLLYAAAALAVGVLAAIGGSRRLQRRTHGLAFADISSLLDEREAMLHGIREGVVALDRQGRIRLVNDEAGRLLGLGPDATGHVLDDVLPPGRTTDVLTGRVEGTDLLTVSGGRVLVTNRMPTGDGGAVATLRDRTELELLGRELDSTHGLLDALRAQDHEHANRLHTLLGLLELGLHDEAVEFVVEVADTHRSSAEQIAGQVRDPLLAALLVGKAAIAAERGVALRISAATGLPDRVVDPRDLVTVLGNLIDNALDAASAHRTADSFVEVELRTEEDTTAVLRVSDTGPGVPPEARDLIFTEGWSTKERPAHRGRGLGLALVRRLAERYGGIARVTARAGGGAVFTVVLPEALVAEDVSGRLTGHPTECDQLAGLTGLAGARETR; encoded by the coding sequence ATGCGCATCCGGTGGCCGCGTCGCGTCTCCGCACAGGTTCTGCTGACCCAGGTCGCGATCACTACGGGCGTCACGGTGCTGGCCACCGGGCTCTTCCTCGCGCCGCTGAGCCACCAGCTCGACGACCAGGCGATGCGCCGCGCCCTGTCCATCGCGCAGACCGCCGCGGCCGAACCGCAGATCGCGGATTCGCTGCTCACCTCGGAGCCCACCCCCGACGGGCCGGTCCAGGCCGAGGCCGAGCGCATCCGCCACGCCACCCGGGCCGAGTACGTCGTCGTGATGGACCTCAACGGAACGCGCTGGTCGCACACCACGGAGGACCGGATCGGCGAGCACGTCTCCACCGATCCCGGCGAGGCGCTGGCCGGTCAGGAGGTCATGCAGATCGACAACGGCACCCTGGGCCGCAGTGCCCGGGGGAAGGTGCCGTTGCGCGACAGCAGCGGCCGGATCGTCGGCGCGGTCTCCGTCGGCATCGCCTACGACAGCGTCCGCGACCGGCTGCTCGGCGCGGTCCCGGGGCTGCTGCTGTACGCGGCCGCCGCGCTCGCGGTGGGCGTGCTGGCCGCGATCGGCGGCTCGCGAAGGCTGCAGCGCCGCACCCACGGGCTCGCGTTCGCCGACATCTCCTCGCTGCTCGACGAGCGCGAGGCGATGCTGCACGGCATCCGTGAGGGTGTCGTGGCGCTCGACCGGCAGGGCAGGATCCGGCTGGTCAACGACGAGGCCGGCCGGCTGCTCGGGCTCGGCCCCGACGCCACGGGACACGTCCTGGACGACGTCCTGCCGCCGGGCCGTACGACGGACGTCCTGACCGGCCGGGTCGAGGGCACCGACCTGCTGACGGTGAGCGGCGGCCGGGTGCTGGTCACCAACCGGATGCCGACCGGTGACGGCGGCGCGGTCGCCACCCTGCGCGACCGTACGGAGCTGGAACTGCTCGGCCGGGAGCTGGACAGCACCCACGGGCTGCTGGACGCGCTGCGCGCCCAGGACCACGAACACGCCAACCGGCTGCACACCCTGCTGGGCCTGCTGGAACTGGGCCTGCACGACGAAGCGGTGGAGTTCGTCGTGGAGGTCGCCGACACCCACCGGTCCTCCGCGGAGCAGATCGCCGGGCAGGTGCGGGATCCGCTGCTGGCCGCCCTGCTGGTCGGCAAGGCGGCCATCGCCGCCGAACGCGGGGTCGCCCTGCGGATCTCCGCCGCGACCGGGCTGCCCGACCGGGTGGTCGATCCCCGCGACCTGGTGACCGTGCTGGGCAACCTCATCGACAACGCCCTGGACGCGGCGTCCGCGCACCGCACCGCCGACTCCTTCGTGGAGGTCGAGCTGCGGACCGAGGAGGACACGACCGCCGTCCTGCGGGTCTCCGACACCGGCCCCGGGGTGCCGCCCGAGGCCCGCGACCTCATCTTCACCGAGGGCTGGTCCACGAAGGAGCGGCCCGCGCACCGCGGCCGGGGGCTGGGACTGGCACTGGTCAGACGGCTCGCCGAGCGGTACGGCGGCATCGCCCGGGTCACCGCCCGTGCGGGCGGCGGTGCGGTCTTCACCGTGGTGCTGCCGGAGGCCCTGGTCGCGGAGGACGTCAGCGGCCGCCTGACCGGCCACCCCACCGAATGCGATCAGCTCGCCGGGCTCACCGGGCTCGCCGGCGCAAGGGAGACACGATGA
- a CDS encoding ABC transporter ATP-binding protein, with protein MSSQTSPAIELRGASKAFRTPSGALHTAVRDLDLTVERGEFVAVVGPTGCGKSTTLTLVSGLEEPTEGEVLVAGEPVRGIGDKVGFVFQQDAVFPWRTVLSNVMAGPRFRGAPKAEAKERAREWLARVGLTSFEDRYPHQLSGGQRKRVALAATFVNDPEILLMDEPFSALDVQTRALMSDELLDLWAGTGSSVVFVTHDLEESIALADKVVVMTAGPATVKEVFTIDLPRPRKVEEVRMEPRFLEIYREIWSSLGEEVRITREKGAGHAA; from the coding sequence ATGAGCAGTCAAACGAGTCCCGCCATCGAGTTGCGGGGAGCGAGCAAGGCGTTCCGGACCCCGTCCGGGGCGCTGCACACCGCCGTACGTGATCTGGACCTGACCGTGGAACGCGGCGAGTTCGTCGCGGTCGTCGGACCGACCGGATGCGGCAAATCCACGACGCTGACCCTGGTCAGCGGGCTGGAGGAGCCGACCGAGGGCGAGGTGCTGGTGGCCGGCGAGCCGGTCCGCGGCATCGGCGACAAGGTCGGTTTCGTCTTCCAGCAGGACGCCGTCTTCCCCTGGCGCACCGTGCTGTCCAACGTGATGGCCGGCCCCCGCTTCCGCGGCGCACCCAAGGCCGAGGCGAAGGAGCGGGCCCGCGAATGGCTGGCCCGGGTGGGCCTGACGTCCTTCGAGGACCGCTATCCGCACCAGCTGTCGGGCGGCCAGCGCAAGCGCGTCGCGCTCGCCGCGACCTTCGTCAACGACCCCGAGATCCTGCTGATGGACGAGCCCTTCTCGGCGCTCGACGTGCAGACCAGGGCGCTGATGTCGGACGAACTGCTGGACCTGTGGGCCGGCACCGGCTCCTCGGTCGTGTTCGTCACGCACGACCTGGAAGAGTCCATCGCCCTCGCCGACAAGGTCGTGGTCATGACGGCAGGACCCGCGACCGTCAAGGAGGTCTTCACGATCGACCTGCCACGGCCGCGCAAGGTCGAGGAGGTCCGGATGGAACCGCGGTTCCTGGAGATCTACCGGGAGATCTGGTCCTCGCTGGGCGAAGAGGTCCGCATCACCCGCGAGAAGGGAGCCGGCCATGCAGCCTGA
- a CDS encoding ABC transporter permease, producing MQPETAVADAVTTKDRPAKASTERTQARARAARNRRVLVYGTRLLLLVAVIGLWEWFARAGIIDPFNFSMPSKIWDQIREWALHGTAQGSLWEQIWYTLYEALFGWIIGVIAGVLLGIALGRVRFLADVLGPYIKVLNALPRIVLAPIFLIWFGLGPASKVASAVVLVFFPVFFNAFQGAREVDRNLVSNARILGASNRRVTLQVVIPSATSWIFTSLHVSFGFALIGAIVGEYIGATKGLGLLVSASQGTFNAAGVYAAMVILAVVALLAEGLLTFGEKRLFRWKPAEPGTER from the coding sequence ATGCAGCCTGAAACCGCCGTCGCCGACGCCGTCACCACCAAGGACCGGCCCGCCAAGGCGTCCACCGAGCGCACCCAGGCCCGGGCGCGCGCCGCCCGCAACCGCCGGGTCCTGGTCTACGGAACCCGTCTGCTGCTGCTCGTCGCGGTGATCGGTCTGTGGGAGTGGTTCGCGCGCGCCGGAATCATCGATCCGTTCAACTTCTCGATGCCGTCGAAGATCTGGGACCAGATCCGGGAGTGGGCGCTGCACGGCACCGCGCAGGGCTCCTTGTGGGAGCAGATCTGGTACACGCTCTACGAGGCGCTCTTCGGCTGGATCATCGGCGTCATCGCCGGCGTGCTGCTGGGCATCGCGCTCGGCCGGGTCCGCTTCCTGGCCGACGTCCTCGGCCCGTACATCAAGGTCCTCAACGCGCTGCCGCGCATCGTGCTGGCGCCGATCTTCCTCATCTGGTTCGGCCTCGGCCCGGCCTCGAAGGTCGCCTCCGCGGTCGTCCTGGTCTTCTTCCCGGTCTTCTTCAACGCCTTCCAGGGGGCCAGGGAGGTGGACCGCAACCTGGTCTCCAACGCCCGGATCCTGGGCGCGAGCAACCGCCGGGTGACGCTGCAGGTGGTCATCCCGTCCGCCACGTCGTGGATCTTCACCAGCCTGCACGTCTCGTTCGGCTTCGCGCTGATCGGCGCCATCGTCGGCGAGTACATCGGCGCGACCAAGGGCCTCGGGCTGCTGGTCTCCGCCTCGCAGGGCACCTTCAACGCGGCCGGGGTGTACGCGGCCATGGTGATCCTCGCCGTGGTGGCACTGCTGGCCGAGGGACTGCTGACGTTCGGCGAGAAACGGCTGTTCCGCTGGAAGCCGGCGGAGCCCGGCACAGAACGCTGA
- a CDS encoding DNA topoisomerase IV subunit B — protein MTAETSVPSSALLTGADRDGSNYTARHLLVLEGLEAVRKRPGMYIGSTDSRGLMHCVWEIIDNSVDEALGGHCDRIEVFLHSDSSVEVRDNGRGIPVDLEPKTGLSGVEVVMTKLHAGGKFGGGSYAASGGLHGVGASVVNALSARLDVEVDRSGHTHAISFRRGVPGSFSGAGPDSSFDAASGLNKSKKVPKARTGTRVRYWADRQIFLKDAKISLENLHQRARQTAFLVPGLTIVVRDERDLEGDGKAVEDVFHYDGGISEFCEYLSQDKPICDVLRLTGSGSFKETVPVLDDRGHMTATEVTRELGVDIAMRWGTGYDTVSRSFVNIIATPKGGTHVTGFERAITKTVNEALRSSKLLRVAEDDVVKDDAMEGLTAVVTVRLAEPQFEGQTKEVLGTSAANRIVANVVAKELKEFLTSAKRDTKLQARAVLEKTVAAARTRIAARQHKDAQRRKTALETSSLPAKLADCRSDDVDRTELFIVEGDSALGTAKVARNSEFQALLPIRGKILNVQKSSVSDMLKNAECGAIIQVIGAGSGRTFDIDQARYGKVIFLADADVDGAHIRTLLLTLFQRYMRPMIEQGRVFSAVPPLHRVELVQPKKGQDKYIYTYSDSELRQTLLDLQRRNVRYKDGIQRYKGLGEMDANQLAETTMDPRHRTLRRINISDLEAAEQAFDLLMGNEVAPRKEFITSSAATLDRSRIDA, from the coding sequence GTGACCGCCGAAACATCCGTGCCGTCCTCTGCGCTGCTGACGGGCGCAGATCGCGACGGTTCCAACTACACCGCGCGGCATCTTCTGGTCCTCGAGGGGCTGGAGGCGGTCCGCAAGCGCCCCGGCATGTACATCGGGTCGACCGACAGCCGCGGGCTCATGCACTGCGTGTGGGAGATCATCGACAACTCCGTCGACGAGGCCCTCGGCGGTCACTGCGACCGCATCGAGGTCTTCCTGCACAGTGACTCCTCGGTCGAGGTCCGTGACAACGGCCGGGGCATCCCGGTCGACCTGGAGCCCAAGACCGGGCTGTCGGGCGTCGAGGTCGTGATGACCAAGCTGCACGCCGGCGGAAAGTTCGGCGGTGGCTCCTACGCGGCCTCCGGCGGCCTGCACGGCGTCGGCGCCTCGGTCGTCAACGCCCTGTCCGCCCGCCTCGACGTCGAGGTCGACCGGAGCGGTCACACGCACGCCATCAGCTTCCGGCGCGGCGTCCCCGGCTCCTTCTCCGGAGCGGGTCCCGACTCCTCCTTCGACGCGGCGAGTGGCCTGAACAAGTCGAAGAAGGTCCCCAAGGCCAGGACCGGCACCCGCGTCCGGTACTGGGCGGACCGCCAGATCTTCCTCAAGGACGCCAAGATCTCGCTGGAGAACCTCCACCAGCGCGCCCGCCAGACGGCCTTCCTGGTGCCGGGGCTGACCATCGTCGTCCGCGACGAGCGCGACCTGGAGGGTGACGGCAAGGCCGTCGAGGACGTCTTCCACTACGACGGCGGCATCAGCGAGTTCTGCGAGTACCTCTCCCAGGACAAGCCGATCTGCGACGTCCTGCGGCTGACCGGCAGCGGCAGCTTCAAGGAGACCGTCCCGGTCCTGGACGACCGCGGCCACATGACGGCGACCGAGGTCACCCGTGAGCTGGGCGTCGACATCGCGATGCGCTGGGGCACGGGGTACGACACCGTGTCGCGGTCCTTCGTGAACATCATCGCCACCCCCAAGGGCGGCACGCACGTCACGGGCTTCGAGCGGGCCATCACCAAGACCGTCAACGAGGCGCTGCGCTCCTCGAAGCTGCTGCGGGTCGCCGAGGACGACGTCGTCAAGGACGACGCCATGGAGGGACTGACGGCGGTCGTCACCGTACGGCTGGCCGAGCCGCAGTTCGAGGGCCAGACCAAGGAGGTGCTCGGCACCTCGGCCGCCAACCGGATCGTGGCCAATGTCGTGGCCAAGGAGCTCAAGGAGTTCCTGACCTCCGCCAAGCGCGACACGAAGCTCCAGGCGCGGGCGGTGCTGGAGAAGACCGTCGCCGCCGCGCGGACCCGCATCGCGGCCCGCCAGCACAAGGACGCGCAGCGCCGGAAGACGGCGCTGGAGACCTCCTCGCTGCCGGCGAAGCTCGCGGACTGCCGCAGCGACGACGTGGACCGCACCGAGCTGTTCATCGTCGAGGGCGACTCGGCGCTCGGCACGGCCAAGGTGGCCCGGAACTCGGAGTTCCAGGCATTGCTGCCGATCCGCGGCAAGATTCTGAATGTCCAGAAGTCGTCGGTTTCGGACATGCTGAAGAACGCCGAGTGCGGCGCGATCATCCAGGTGATAGGAGCCGGGTCGGGCCGGACCTTCGACATCGACCAGGCGCGCTACGGGAAGGTGATCTTCCTCGCCGACGCCGACGTCGACGGCGCGCACATCCGCACCCTGCTGCTCACGCTGTTCCAGCGCTACATGCGTCCGATGATCGAGCAGGGCCGGGTCTTCTCGGCCGTGCCGCCGCTGCACCGCGTCGAGCTCGTCCAGCCCAAGAAGGGCCAGGACAAGTACATCTACACCTACTCGGACAGCGAGCTGCGCCAGACGCTGCTCGACCTGCAGCGCCGCAACGTCCGCTACAAGGACGGCATCCAGCGCTACAAGGGGCTGGGTGAGATGGATGCCAACCAGCTCGCGGAGACCACGATGGACCCGCGCCACCGCACCCTGCGCCGGATCAACATCAGCGATCTCGAGGCCGCGGAGCAGGCGTTCGACCTGCTCATGGGCAACGAGGTCGCGCCGCGCAAGGAGTTCATCACCAGCTCGGCGGCGACGCTCGACCGGTCCCGTATCGACGCGTAG
- a CDS encoding ABC transporter substrate-binding protein, whose translation MRSMARIPAAAVAGALALTTLTACGGDSSAAGDNGKVKIMVGGLDKVIYMPAMLTQQLGFFKAEGLDVQLLTEPAGVQATTSLVSGDVQGVVGFYDHTLDLQVKGKIIESVVQLAQAPGEVEVVSTKAAGDISSAKDFKGKKLGVTGLGSSTDFLTKYLAVKNGVDVSDFTPVAVGAGQTFIAALQQGSIQGGMTTDPTVAQILDKGLGKVLYDMRTPEGSKAALGGLYPSSSLYMSTDWVNSHKAAVQKMANAFVKTLGWMSTHTPEEIAAKMPADYAQGGKELYAQSIKATLPMFTKDGVMPADGPRTVEKVLKAFNPALQHATVDLEKTYTSEFVKKAG comes from the coding sequence ATGCGCAGCATGGCCAGAATCCCGGCGGCCGCGGTCGCCGGAGCGCTCGCCCTCACCACCCTCACCGCCTGCGGCGGCGACTCCTCGGCCGCGGGCGACAACGGCAAGGTCAAGATCATGGTGGGCGGCCTGGACAAGGTCATCTACATGCCCGCGATGCTCACCCAGCAGCTCGGCTTCTTCAAGGCCGAGGGACTCGACGTCCAGCTGCTCACCGAGCCGGCCGGTGTGCAGGCCACCACCTCGCTGGTCTCCGGCGATGTGCAGGGCGTCGTCGGGTTCTACGACCACACCCTCGACCTCCAGGTCAAGGGAAAGATCATCGAGTCCGTGGTGCAGCTGGCGCAGGCCCCCGGCGAGGTCGAGGTGGTCTCCACCAAGGCGGCCGGCGACATCTCCTCGGCCAAGGACTTCAAGGGCAAGAAGCTCGGCGTGACGGGCCTCGGCTCCTCCACCGACTTCCTCACCAAGTACCTCGCCGTCAAGAACGGCGTGGACGTCAGCGACTTCACACCGGTCGCCGTCGGCGCGGGCCAGACGTTCATCGCCGCCCTGCAGCAGGGCTCGATCCAGGGCGGTATGACGACCGACCCGACCGTCGCGCAGATCCTCGACAAGGGCCTCGGCAAGGTGCTGTACGACATGCGCACCCCCGAGGGCTCGAAGGCTGCGCTCGGCGGCCTCTACCCGTCGTCCAGCCTCTACATGAGCACCGACTGGGTGAACAGCCACAAGGCGGCGGTGCAGAAGATGGCCAACGCCTTCGTCAAGACCCTCGGCTGGATGTCCACGCACACCCCGGAGGAGATCGCCGCGAAGATGCCGGCCGACTACGCGCAGGGCGGCAAGGAGCTCTACGCCCAGTCGATCAAGGCCACGCTGCCGATGTTCACCAAGGACGGGGTCATGCCGGCCGACGGGCCGCGGACCGTCGAGAAGGTCCTCAAGGCGTTCAACCCGGCCCTGCAGCACGCCACGGTGGACCTGGAGAAGACCTACACCTCGGAGTTCGTGAAGAAGGCCGGCTGA
- a CDS encoding serine protease has protein sequence MRSTFRMLLSGSAVALAALIVPLGVPGAAPKAGAVVIGGDQVTAGQQPWVVALASRDRFGPSRSGQFCGGAVVSASTVITAAHCFGRDVLGGDWRNARDLRVIAGRLDLRGVDGREIRLSQVRINPGYDPVTNAGDVAVITLEKPLPAGSAIAMAGPGDPQDYLAGSRALVSGWGDTTGTGAYSPVLRSVEVALLDDAVCQRAYPGNADGTYLSRTMLCAGEPQGGKDACQGDSGGPLVVGGKLVGLVSWGTGCAEAGHPGVYTRISAVSALVTSAMGTRHR, from the coding sequence ATGCGTTCCACGTTCCGGATGCTGCTCAGCGGGTCGGCGGTGGCGCTGGCCGCGCTGATCGTGCCGCTCGGGGTCCCCGGTGCCGCGCCGAAGGCCGGGGCGGTGGTCATAGGCGGCGACCAGGTCACCGCCGGGCAGCAGCCCTGGGTGGTGGCGCTGGCCAGCCGTGACCGTTTCGGACCGTCGAGATCCGGCCAGTTCTGCGGCGGGGCAGTGGTGTCCGCCTCGACCGTGATCACCGCGGCGCACTGCTTCGGCCGCGATGTACTCGGCGGGGACTGGCGGAACGCCCGGGATCTGCGCGTCATCGCCGGCCGGCTCGACCTCAGGGGCGTGGACGGCCGGGAAATTCGGCTGAGCCAGGTACGGATCAACCCGGGATACGACCCGGTGACCAATGCCGGCGATGTGGCGGTCATCACACTTGAGAAGCCGCTGCCCGCGGGTTCCGCCATCGCGATGGCGGGGCCGGGCGACCCGCAGGACTATCTGGCGGGATCGAGGGCCCTGGTGTCCGGCTGGGGGGACACCACAGGCACCGGGGCGTACTCACCGGTCCTGCGGTCCGTGGAAGTGGCGCTGCTCGACGACGCGGTCTGTCAGCGCGCCTACCCGGGCAACGCGGACGGCACCTACCTCAGCAGGACCATGCTGTGCGCGGGGGAGCCACAGGGCGGCAAGGACGCCTGCCAGGGCGACAGCGGCGGTCCGCTGGTCGTCGGGGGCAAGCTGGTCGGCCTGGTCTCCTGGGGCACCGGCTGCGCCGAGGCCGGACACCCCGGTGTCTACACCCGGATCTCCGCGGTCAGCGCACTGGTCACGAGCGCGATGGGCACACGGCACCGTTGA
- a CDS encoding DUF485 domain-containing protein — MDKHDGGDPGALRVDDPWYDALAAGLWVPDPTAPAPSPVPAPPAAPAAGTEQDRAAIYLEVQQSAAFQEVRGQYRRFAFPAVAAFLAWYLLYVVAATVAPGLMGRPVAGELNVAMVAGLAQFATTFLLTWAYSRHARLRRDRAALDLRWDTQERMR; from the coding sequence GTGGACAAGCACGACGGGGGCGACCCGGGCGCGCTGCGGGTGGACGACCCCTGGTACGACGCCCTGGCCGCCGGTCTCTGGGTTCCGGACCCGACGGCTCCGGCACCGTCACCCGTGCCGGCGCCGCCCGCGGCGCCCGCCGCGGGGACGGAGCAGGACCGCGCCGCCATCTACCTGGAGGTGCAGCAGAGTGCCGCGTTCCAGGAAGTGCGCGGCCAGTACCGCCGCTTCGCCTTTCCGGCGGTCGCGGCCTTCCTCGCCTGGTATCTGCTCTATGTGGTGGCGGCCACGGTGGCGCCGGGCCTGATGGGCCGCCCGGTGGCCGGTGAGCTCAATGTGGCGATGGTCGCGGGGCTGGCGCAGTTCGCCACGACGTTCCTGCTGACCTGGGCCTACTCGCGGCATGCGCGGCTGCGCAGGGACCGGGCGGCGCTCGACCTGCGCTGGGACACCCAGGAGCGGATGCGCTGA
- a CDS encoding response regulator, producing the protein MIEVLVVDDDFRVAEINAAYVAKVPGFRVAGRAHTAAHALATLERTRIDLILLDHYLPDETGLTLIRRLRQLGHHADVIMVTAARDVATVQAAMRYGALQYLVKPFTFAGLRAKLDGYAALRRTLDGVGGGGEAGQEQVDRIFGALRTAGAASAELPKGHSAPTAELIRRVLRKAGHPLSAHEVAELAGLSRSTAQRYLKYLEQAGRIGLTLKYGDTGRPEHRYAWAAAD; encoded by the coding sequence ATGATCGAGGTACTGGTCGTGGACGACGACTTCCGCGTCGCCGAGATCAACGCGGCCTACGTGGCGAAGGTCCCCGGCTTCCGGGTGGCCGGCCGGGCGCACACCGCCGCCCACGCGCTGGCGACCCTGGAGCGCACCCGGATCGACCTGATCCTGCTCGACCACTACCTGCCGGACGAGACGGGCCTGACGCTGATCCGCCGGCTGCGCCAGCTCGGCCACCACGCCGACGTGATCATGGTGACCGCCGCCCGCGATGTCGCGACCGTCCAGGCGGCGATGCGGTACGGAGCACTGCAGTACCTGGTCAAGCCGTTCACCTTCGCCGGGCTGCGGGCCAAGCTCGACGGGTACGCGGCGCTGCGCCGGACCCTGGACGGGGTCGGCGGGGGCGGCGAGGCCGGTCAGGAGCAGGTCGACCGGATCTTCGGGGCGCTGCGGACGGCAGGGGCGGCCTCGGCCGAGCTGCCCAAGGGCCACTCGGCGCCGACCGCGGAACTGATACGGCGGGTGCTGCGCAAGGCCGGACATCCGCTGTCCGCCCATGAGGTCGCCGAGCTGGCCGGGTTGAGCCGCTCCACGGCGCAGCGCTATCTGAAGTACCTGGAGCAGGCCGGACGGATCGGCCTGACTCTCAAATACGGCGACACCGGCCGCCCCGAGCACCGCTACGCCTGGGCGGCGGCGGACTGA
- a CDS encoding cation acetate symporter, with protein sequence MVRYLADPANEHQGLALVLFTIFVSVTLAITAWAGRRRSSSVEFFAGGRLFSPMENGFAIAGDYMSAASFLGISGLIALFGYDGLLYSVGFLVAWLVVLMLVAELVRNCGRYTLADVLSARMRQRPVRIAAGTSSVIVSVLYLVAQMVGASSLVALLLGGQGGASRTWTVIGVGGLMVIYVSFGGMRATTWIQIVKTVLLMGGTITLVVLVLIRFHGDLNGLLRSAAAGSGHGSAFLAPGLKYGGSWISKLDFISLGIALVLGTAGLPHILSRFYTVPTARSARRSVVWAIGLIGSFYLMTIVLGFGAAAVVGSDAVRTSNAAGNTAVPLLAQDLGGGAGSTGGTVLFAVVGAVAFATILAVVAGITLASSASVAHDLYATLRRSGKHAGPSTGNDEVRVARFAAVGIGAVAIALSLFAQGQNIAFLVGLAFAVAASANLPALLFALFWPRFTTRGTVCAIYGGLIPALLLVVLSPVVSGRPDALFPGVDFHLFPLENPGLVSIPLGFLAGWLGTVLFPEPGDGSKYAETEVRSLTGAGAV encoded by the coding sequence ATGGTGCGGTACCTGGCAGATCCGGCGAACGAGCACCAGGGGCTCGCTCTCGTCCTGTTCACGATCTTCGTGTCCGTCACCCTGGCCATCACCGCCTGGGCGGGCCGGCGGCGCAGCTCGTCGGTCGAGTTCTTCGCCGGGGGCCGGCTCTTCTCCCCCATGGAGAACGGTTTCGCCATCGCGGGCGACTACATGTCGGCGGCGTCGTTCCTCGGCATCTCCGGCCTCATCGCGCTCTTCGGCTACGACGGCCTGCTGTACTCGGTCGGCTTCCTGGTCGCCTGGCTCGTGGTCCTCATGCTGGTCGCGGAACTGGTGCGCAACTGCGGCCGCTACACCCTCGCCGATGTGCTCTCCGCCCGGATGCGGCAGCGCCCCGTCCGGATCGCGGCCGGCACCTCCTCGGTCATCGTCTCGGTGCTCTACCTGGTCGCGCAGATGGTCGGCGCGAGCAGCCTGGTGGCGCTGCTGCTCGGCGGACAGGGCGGCGCGTCCCGTACCTGGACGGTGATCGGGGTCGGCGGCCTGATGGTCATCTACGTCTCGTTCGGCGGCATGCGCGCGACGACGTGGATCCAGATCGTCAAGACCGTGCTGCTGATGGGCGGCACCATCACGCTCGTCGTGCTGGTGCTGATCCGCTTCCACGGCGATCTGAACGGGCTGCTGCGGTCCGCGGCGGCCGGCAGCGGGCACGGCAGCGCCTTCCTGGCGCCCGGCCTCAAGTACGGCGGGAGCTGGATCTCGAAGCTGGACTTCATCAGCCTCGGGATCGCCCTGGTGCTCGGCACGGCCGGGCTGCCGCACATCCTGTCGCGCTTCTACACGGTGCCCACCGCCCGCTCCGCCCGCCGTTCCGTGGTCTGGGCGATCGGGCTGATCGGCTCCTTCTACCTGATGACGATCGTCCTCGGCTTCGGCGCCGCGGCGGTCGTGGGCTCGGACGCCGTCCGCACCTCCAACGCGGCCGGCAACACCGCCGTACCGCTGCTGGCCCAGGATCTGGGCGGGGGAGCGGGTTCCACGGGCGGAACGGTTCTGTTCGCCGTCGTCGGCGCGGTCGCCTTCGCCACGATCCTGGCCGTGGTCGCCGGGATCACCCTGGCGTCGTCCGCCTCGGTCGCGCACGACCTGTACGCCACGCTGCGCCGCAGCGGGAAGCACGCGGGCCCCTCGACCGGGAACGACGAGGTGCGGGTGGCGCGCTTCGCCGCGGTCGGGATCGGTGCGGTGGCGATCGCGCTGAGCCTGTTCGCGCAGGGGCAGAACATCGCGTTCCTCGTGGGCCTCGCCTTCGCGGTGGCCGCCTCGGCGAACCTGCCCGCGCTGCTGTTCGCCCTGTTCTGGCCCCGTTTCACCACCCGGGGAACGGTCTGTGCGATCTACGGCGGACTGATCCCCGCACTGCTCCTGGTCGTGCTGTCGCCCGTCGTCTCCGGACGGCCCGACGCCCTCTTCCCCGGGGTGGACTTCCATCTCTTCCCGCTGGAGAACCCGGGTCTGGTCTCCATCCCGCTGGGCTTCCTGGCCGGCTGGCTGGGCACCGTGCTCTTCCCGGAACCCGGGGACGGCTCCAAGTACGCGGAGACGGAGGTCCGTTCCCTCACCGGCGCCGGAGCGGTGTGA